The Camarhynchus parvulus unplaced genomic scaffold, STF_HiC, whole genome shotgun sequence genome includes a window with the following:
- the LOC115916788 gene encoding protein PET100 homolog, mitochondrial, with product MGVKLEILRMFLYLSFPVAVFWVSNQAELFQRHVIDRKREIFPPDTPERRQAMAELKQRLRDRKGTQA from the exons ATGGGGGTGAAGCTGGAGATCCTGAGG ATGTTCCTGTACCTGTCCTTCCCCGTGGCCGTGTTCTGGGTCTCCAACCAGGCCGAGCTCTTCCAGCGTCACGTGATCGACCGCAAG AGGGAGATTTTCCCACCGGACACCCCGGAACGG cgCCAGGCCATGGCTGAGCTGAAGCAGCGGCTGCGGGACAGGAAGGGGACGCAGgcctga